Part of the Halalkalibacter krulwichiae genome is shown below.
CTGATGCTTGATTTTACTAATTATATAGGTTACCAAAAATAATTACCAAAAGTTTTACCAAATACTTTTACAAAAATGATGTCTCTTGTACAATTAGATTATTAAATTGTGCAGGAGGCTTCTTTATGATAATCGGTTATGCTCGAGTTTCGACAGTTGACCAAAATTTAGACCGACAAATTATATTACTTTCTGAGTACGGCTGTGAAAAAATGGTTCAAGAGAAATTTACTGGGACTACAAAGGATAGAGATGGACTTAACTCATTGCTAGATGTAATAAGGAAAGGTGATACCGTTGTAGTAGAAAGTATTTCACGCTTAGGGAGAAAAACACTTGATATTCTTTCTATTATTCAGCAATTCGAGGATACTGGTGTAAAGTTCGTTTCTATTAAGGAGAACATGGATACAAGAACATCAACGGGAAAAGCCATGTTTCAAATGATGTGTGTCATCGCAGAGTTAGAAAGAAATTTAATTGTAGAAAGAGTTAAAGAAGGGTTAGAAGCGAGTAAAAGAAGAGGAAAAAAACTAGGAAGGCCTAAAGTGGATCAAGGGAAAATTGAAATAGCCTTGAGGATGTATGACAGTAAAGAATACTCGGTAAAAGAAATTGTAGAAGGTACAGGACTTTCACAGGGATCATTATATCGAGCGATTAATAAAAGAAAACTAGTAGAAGCAAATTAATAATCTCTTATATTTTTAGGGAATTATGTGACGGACTAGGGCAGCTACTCTGTCACCACCCCCAACT
Proteins encoded:
- a CDS encoding recombinase family protein, producing the protein MIIGYARVSTVDQNLDRQIILLSEYGCEKMVQEKFTGTTKDRDGLNSLLDVIRKGDTVVVESISRLGRKTLDILSIIQQFEDTGVKFVSIKENMDTRTSTGKAMFQMMCVIAELERNLIVERVKEGLEASKRRGKKLGRPKVDQGKIEIALRMYDSKEYSVKEIVEGTGLSQGSLYRAINKRKLVEAN